A DNA window from Fragaria vesca subsp. vesca linkage group LG3, FraVesHawaii_1.0, whole genome shotgun sequence contains the following coding sequences:
- the LOC101312430 gene encoding probable disease resistance protein At4g27220-like, with protein sequence MVQNVSAQAKRIGLIDHVVMAVISRNPDLQKIQGELVNQLGLELVEDGEVERASRLRERIMGGKKILIILDDIWEIIDLSSIGIPSYDELQRCNSKVLLTTRIRSLCHSMGCQEPIPLKILSEDDSLKFFMKKSRKPFHGSADSDDEEKKIVRECDGLPSLLEEAAREFGDKYVKEWNEAVSKEFGDNEDELQKSAREVNASKLVPTKDERDIFRRIELCYHTSRFDDAKSFFLLCCMFPEDYDIPFEKLLTYGIGKGLLLYSDTLQEARARAHSLVAYLQASGLLLDGKKGCIKMHCDIRNAAMSILLSEEGHAFFVKAGCDLKYWPMDAHEGYLAISLMGNNLNKLPETLVCSELQILLLQNNAGISDIPENFFQSPNALRVFDISYTGISVLPSSFNLLTNLQALHLDCCNRITDISVLGKLKKVEILSLRKFPHKDFPKEIGNLTSLRMLDITGGCVRKIPSKVISRLYRLEELYMKCEFGEWGSEVEEAVGETNADFDEIVGLSRLNILKVYISDAACLPKDIGYFELNWVNFDICISRDLSSEMMLAPNDEASRTLTLDRTINDLPDWFINVVTEKAEKLVYRDCKGVNNIVKEYEHGRLHGLKHVAVIGCLENLKELINATTWDPSKPLFESLEELHLLHLQHLKELCVGDLPLGSLRNLKLLKVQTCCNLVNALLPQKLLQRLTNLETIFCVNMEHMKYVFGFERLELGTILLPKLSEMRLCALFELISIWDGPAPHAVFHNLKVLAVCKCTKLKTLFPFDVARSFVQLEDLSVERCPNLGRVIEACNSFDRYIIFPQLKKLALINLSELTWFCTENGSIGIECPLLEYMYVDKCPHLINTASTSVKLNDQQHLNSLAKRYVSVS encoded by the coding sequence ATGGTGCAAAACGTCAGTGCACAAGCCAAAAGAATTGGGCTTATCGATCATGTTGTTATGGCTGTTATATCCCGAAACCCTGATTTGCAAAAAATTCAAGGTGAATTGGTGAATCAGCTCGGATTGGAATTGGTGGAGGATGGAGAAGTGGAAAGAGCCAGTAGATTGAGGGAGAGGATTATGGGAGGAAAGAAGATCCTTATTATCTTGGACGACATTTGGGAGATAATAGATTTGTCAAGCATTGGAATTCCTAGCTATGACGAGCTTCAAAGATGCAATTCCAAGGTCCTACTCACCACAAGGATCAGGAGTCTTTGTCATTCTATGGGGTGCCAAGAACCTATTCCTCTCAAGATCCTATCAGAAGATGATTCTTTGAAATTCTTCATGAAGAAGTCGAGAAAGCCTTTTCATGGATCTGCCGATTCCGATGATGAAGAGAAGAAAATAGTTAGAGAATGTGATGGTCTGCCAAGTTTATTGGAAGAAGCTGCAAGGGAATTTGGAGATAAATACGTGAAAGAATGGAATGAAGCAGTTTCAAAGGAATTTGGAGATAATGAGGATGAATTGCAAAAATCAGCTCGAGAAGTAAATGCATCTAAACTTGTCCCCACTAAAGATGAGAGAGATATATTTAGAAGGATAGAGTTATGCTATCATACCTCGAGGTTTGATGATGCCAAGTCCTTTTTCTTGCTTTGCTGCATGTTTCCAGAAGATTATGATATTCCATTTGAAAAATTGTTGACCTACGGCATTGGAAAAGGTTTGCTTCTATATTCTGACACGTTGCAAGAAGCTAGAGCCAGAGCACATTCTTTGGTCGCATACCTTCAAGCTTCAGGGTTGCTTTTGGATGGTAAGAAGGGATGCATAAAAATGCATTGTGACATCCGAAATGCGGCCATGTCTATTTTGTTGTCTGAAGAAGGTCATGCCTTTTTCGTAAAAGCTGGTTGTGATTTGAAGTATTGGCCAATGGATGCCCATGAAGGCTACTTGGCAATATCACTAATGGGGAACAATCTTAACAAGCTTCCCGAAACTTTGGTATGTTCTGAACTCCAAATTTTACTGCTACAGAATAATGCTGGTATATCTGACATTCCAGAAAACTTTTTTCAAAGTCCAAATGCACTAAGGGTCTTTGATATTAGCTATACCGGTATTTCAGTGCTACCCTCTTCATTCAATCTCCTCACCAACCTCCAAGCCTTGCATTTGGATTGTTGTAATAGAATAACTGACATATCCGTACTTGGGAAGCTGAAGAAAGTAGAGATTCTTAGTTTGAGAAAATTTCCTCATAAGGATTTCCCAAAAGAGATAGGAAATTTGACCAGTCTAAGGATGCTGGACATCACTGGTGGATGTGTTCGAAAAATTCCATCCAAAGTGATATCGAGGTTGTATAGACTGGAAGAATTGTACATGAAATGTGAATTTGGGGAATGGGGAAGTGAAGTCGAGGAAGCAGTAGGAGAAACAAATGCTGACTTTGATGAGATAGTTGGCTTGTCCCGTTTAAACATTTTGAAGGTTTACATATCTGATGCAGCTTGCTTACCCAAAGATATTGGGTACTTTGAGCTAAATTGGGTAAACTTTGACATATGCATCAGCAGAGATCTCTCTTCGGAGATGATGCTTGCTCCGAATGATGAAGCTTCAAGAACCTTGACTCTTGACAGAACAATCAATGACTTACCGGATTGGTTTATCAATGTGGTGACAGAGAAAGCAGAAAAACTGGTGTACAGAGATTGTAAGGGAGTAAACAACATTGTTAAGGAATATGAGCATGGGAGATTACATGGGCTGAAGCATGTTGCTGTCATTGGGTGCCTTGAGAACTTGAAAGAGTTGATAAATGCAACAACATGGGATCCAAGTAAACCTTTGTTCGAGAGCTTGGAAGAGTTGCATCTCCTTCACTTGCAACACCTCAAGGAGTTGTGTGTTGGCGATTTACCACTTGGGTCTCTTCGCAATCTCAAGTTGTTGAAAGTGCAAACTTGCTGCAACTTGGTGAATGCACTTTTACCGCAAAAGTTGTTGCAGAGACTAACAAATCTAGAAACAATATTTTGTGTAAACATGGAACACATGAAATATGTGTTTGGATTTGAACGGCTCGAGCTTGGAACAATTCTCTTGCCAAAATTGAGCGAGATGAGATTGTGCGCTCTCTTCGAACTAATAAGCATCTGGGATGGTCCTGCTCCACATGCAGTCTTTCATAATCTCAAAGTTTTGGCAGTTTGCAAGTGTACAAAACTGAAAACTCTATTCCCATTTGATGTAGCTCGATCTTTTGTGCAATTGGAAGACCTCTCTGTGGAGCGCTGCCCTAACTTGGGTAGAGTTATTGAAGCATGCAACAGCTTTGACAGATATATCATTTTTCCACAATTGAAGAAATTAGCTTTGATAAATCTTTCAGAGCTAACATGGTTCTGCACTGAAAATGGTTCTATTGGTATTGAGTGCCCTCTATTGGAATACATGTATGTGGATAAGTGCCCCCACCTCATAAACACTGCTTCTACTTCTGTTAAACTCAATGATCAACAACATTTGAATTCTCTAGCAAAAAGGTATGTCTCTGTGTCATGA
- the LOC101311848 gene encoding amino acid permease 8-like — protein sequence MTTSILSTGRMLDDDGRPQRTGTVWSACAHIITTAIGVGVLSLAWAMAQLGWVAGSLLFLFISATSLFTATLLEDCYRSPDPVTGRRNYTYMEVVKSYLGGTMYKFCGFILYTDLVAVSVGYSITAAKSMLAIQKSICRQRSGGASSCRFSNIPHGLGFGIVQVVLSQIPNFHKLAWLSKLAALMSFGYASIAIGLSIEKIISGPEGKTSLSGLHQAPSEKVWSIFTAAGDIALSYVFTVTVIEIQDTLKSSPPENKVMKKATKIGVMVMTILFILCGTLGYAAFGDEKVPENLMAGFLSQKAFWIVDLANVFVVVHLVGAFQVFSQPVYRLIEVWAARRWPKSGFVTKETAVSFGRVKFDVNMLRLSCRTGFVLLTTVIATALPFFSDMLALLGAIGFWPLTIYFPLQLHIAQKKIQRASLRWFGLQLLSVVCFLISVAAACGAVHGVHKGLKVNRPFQFKE from the exons ATGACGACGAGCATTTTGAGTACCGGCCGGATGTTAGATGATGATGGCAGACCACAAAGAACTG GGACAGTGTGGAGTGCATGTGCACACATAATCACAACAGCAATTGGGGTCGGAGTTCTGAGTCTTGCTTGGGCAATGGCACAACTTGGCTGGGTTGCTGGCAGTCTTCTTTTCTTGTTTATCTCCGCAACTTCGCTCTTCACAGCTACTCTGTTAGAAGATTGCTACAGGAGTCCAGACCCTGTAACTGGAAGGAGGAACTACACTTACATGGAGGTTGTCAAATCCTATTTAG GTGGAACAATGTACAAGTTCTGTGGATTCATCCTATATACGGATCTCGTTGCTGTTTCAGTCGGCTATTCAATCACTGCGGCAAAAAGCATGTT GGCTATCCAGAAATCCATCTGCCGTCAGAGAAGTGGCGGTGCTTCCTCGTGCAGGTTTTCCAACATACCGCACGGACTTGGATTTGGGATTGTGCAGGTTGTTCTATCTCAAATCCCAAACTTTCACAAGCTGGCTTGGCTCTCAAAGCTTGCAGCACTCATGTCTTTTGGCTATGCTTCTATAGCAATTGGCCTCTCTATTGAAAAAATAATCTCAG GGCCGGAAGGGAAAACATCTCTCTCTGGATTGCACCAGGCTCCATCGGAAAAGGTGTGGAGTATATTCACAGCAGCTGGAGACATCGCGCTTTCTTACGTATTTACAGTGACGGTCATTGAGATCCAA GACACTCTAAAGTCATCACCACCAGAAAACAAAGTGATGAAGAAGGCCACCAAAATAGGGGTTATGGTGATGACTATATTGTTCATCTTGTGTGGTACCTTGGGTTATGCTGCATTTGGAGACGAAAAAGTTCCAGAAAATCTCATGGCTGGTTTTCTATCGCAGAAGGCCTTCTGGATAGTGGACTTGGCCAATGTCTTCGTTGTTGTGCACTTGGTGGGTGCATTTCAG GTTTTTTCCCAACCAGTGTACCGCTTGATTGAAGTGTGGGCTGCTAGGAGATGGCCTAAGTCTGGCTTTGTAACCAAGGAAACGGCTGTCAGCTTTGGAAGGGTGAAGTTTGACGTAAACATGCTTCGCTTGTCCTGCAGAACAGGCTTTGTGCTTTTGACTACTGTGATTGCCACAGCACTGCCTTTTTTCTCTGATATGTTGGCACTACTTGGCGCTATCGGCTTTTGGCCGCTTACCATCTACTTCCCGTTGCAGCTGCACATTGCACAGAAGAAGATTCAACGAGCATCCCTCCGTTGGTTTGGCCTGCAGCTGCTGAGTGTTGTGTGCTTCCTAATTTCAGTTGCTGCAGCCTGTGGTGCAGTCCACGGTGTGCACAAGGGTCTGAAGGTCAACCGACCCTTTCAGTTCAAGGAGTGA
- the LOC101308655 gene encoding uncharacterized protein LOC101308655 — protein sequence MSNCTVETCTVETSDGAKLNTRLFRPREAKEGNDPVVVLVHPYSVLGGCQGLLRGMATGLAEKGLQAVTFDMRGVGRSTGKASLTGFAEIKDVIAVCKWVSDNLDANRILLVGSSAGAPIAGSAVDQIEQVVGYVSLGYPFGMTASILFGRHHKAILQSPKPKLFVMGTRDGFTSVKQLKNKLSSAAGRVETHLIEGVSHFQMEGAAYDTQMVNLILEFIVSL from the exons ATGTCAAACTGTACTGTTGAGACCTGCACAGTTGAGACCAGTGATGGAGCCAAGCTCAACACACGGCTCTTCAGACCCAGAGAAGCCAAAGAGGGCAATGATCCTGTGGTGGTTCTGGTCCATCCCTACTCTGTCCTTGGTGGCTGTCAAGGCCTTTTGAGAGGCATGGCAACTGGGTTAGCTGAGAAAGGTTTGCAAGCTGTCACCTTTGACATGAGAGGAGTTGGGAGGTCAACTGGGAAGGCTTCTCTTACTGGGTTTGCTGAAATCAAAGATGTCATTGCTGTCTGCAAATGGGTCTCTGACAATTTGGATGCCAATAGAATTTTGCTTGTGGGTTCTTCTGCAG GTGCCCCAATTGCAGGGTCAGCAGTTGATCAGATTGAACAAGTTGTGGGATATGTGAGTCTGGGGTATCCTTTTGGCATGACTGCCTCAATTCTTTTTGGGAGACACCACAAAGCCATCCTACAATCCCCGAAACCAAAACTTTTTGTAATGGGGACTCGAGATGGGTTTACAAGTGTGAAGCAACTGAAGAACAAGCTAAGTTCTGCGGCAGGGCGTGTCGAAACACACCTTATTGAAGGAGTTAGCCACTTCCAAATGGAAGGCGCAGCTTATGATACACAGATGGTGAACCTTATCCTTGAATTTATTGTATCATTGTAG
- the LOC101312141 gene encoding uncharacterized protein LOC101312141: protein MASTSPETAASNEASSSTARRWKDDVFLSYKSGDIPNGFILQLYDRLQQRKITTFMDHYSDFQVGDAMSPSLRKAIEESKLAVVVLSQNYASSAWCLEELTKLCQFRENGFTIFPVFYKVEASNVRKQKGSFQDAFAKHERSGRYPPQKVQQWRDALTKVGYLSGLKKRYYKTDNDLVQAIMESMCSQMKTIEIISESDEDPIVESESDEDSIVEQCTKDFEAVEATSESSNGNCSAEPAPQWKHDVFVSFRGNDTRKGFLSHLYHELQNTKVIRVFKDDEQLKKGKDISQSLLTAIEESRFAIIVLSENYASSAWCLDEITKIFQCMEGKDTILPIFYHVDPSDVRYQKKSYEAAFKMHSRITRYDIKKVKQWRADLTKVGNLSGWDTKNYRYDFYHCKRCYFICIH, encoded by the exons ATGGCTTCGACCTCCCCAGAAACTGCTGCATCAAATGAAGCATCATCATCAACAGCTCGTCGCTGGAAGGATGATGTGTTTTTGAGTTACAAGAGTGGTGACATTCCAAATGGTTTTATATTGCAATTATACGATAGGCTGCAACAGAGGAAGATCACAACGTTTATGGATCATTATTCAGATTTTCAAGTAGGGGATGCTATGTCTCCCTCTCTCCGAAAGGCAATTGAAGAATCAAAGTTGGCGGTTGTTGTTCTGTCCCAAAATTATGCTTCTTCTGCTTGGTGTTTGGAGGAACTTACAAAGTTGTGTCAATTCAGGGAGAACGGCTTTACAATTTTTCCAGTTTTTTACAAGGTTGAAGCCAGTAATGTAAGAAAGCAAAAGGGGAGTTTTCAGGATGCTTTCGCCAAGCATGAAAGGTCTGGGCGATACCCACCTCAGAAGGTTCAGCAGTGGAGAGATGCTTTAACAAAAGTGGGTTATTTGTCTGGGTTGAAAAAACGTTATTACAA GACTGACAATGATCTTGTCCAAGCCATTATGGAGTCTATGTGCAGTCAAATGAAGACTATTGAAATTATTTCGGAGTCAGATGAAGATCCCATTGTGGAATCAGAGTCAGATGAAGATTCCATTGTGGAACAGTGCACCAAGGATTTTGAAGCAGTTGAAGCAACATCAGAATCCTCTAATGGAAATT GTTCAGCTGAACCAGCTCCTCAGTGGAAGCATGATGTCTTTGTGAGCTTTCGGGGTAATGACACCCGCAAGGGTTTTCTATCCCATTTATACCATGAATTGCAAAACACGAAAGTAATAAGAGTATTTAAGGATGATGAACAACTTAAGAAAGGGAAGGATATTTCTCAAAGTCTGCTGACGGCAATTGAAGAATCAAGGTTTGCGATCATTGTTCTGTCGGAGAACTATGCTTCTTCTGCATGGTGTTTAGATGAAATTACAAAGATTTTTCAATGCATGGAAGGCAAGGATACAATTCTGCCAATTTTTTATCATGTGGATCCCTCTGATGTACGATATCAAAAGAAAAGTTATGAAGCAGCCTTTAAAATGCATTCAAGAATTACAAGGTATGACATAAAGAAGGTGAAGCAGTGGAGAGCTGATTTAACAAAAGTGGGGAATCTCTCTGGGTGGGATACAAAGAACTACAGGTATGATTTCTATCATTGCAAAAGGTGTTATTTCATTTGCATTCATTAG
- the LOC101303403 gene encoding uncharacterized protein LOC101303403 produces MAYELSDSSGTDDDLPPSHQNRFQRGGRSSGNGRSTAVGSAPLPRMHGDMETQIHHIEQEAYCSVLRAFKAQSDAITWEKESLITELRKELRVSDEEHRELLSRVNADDMIRRIREWRKTSGPQRSTLNAAQPVHDPIPSPTVSASRKKQKTSQSVASLSHGGAPSPVLPPSMQPSSSALRRGPPPGARSKKSKSSTQVPSTSITGRPQPPTRGSSGGFVATEPAEATTYDPLIGRKVWTKWPEDNNFYEATITDYNHIQGLHALVYDMYTESETWEWVNLKEISPEDIRWDGDDPGVSRRGGRPGPGRGTKKAIGRGGAVSGAGRGRGTIKGHSKKDLPPQQNGIVRKAMTDIEILHTDSLIKEVEKVFGASHPDPREIEKAKKVLKEHEQALIDAIATLEDASDGESDEHTFSQRQPMDQDRGWRKRQYDEMADGQAVDGSNGTKIMRDGGIASDDQRFVGDGI; encoded by the exons ATGGCCTACGAGCTCTCAGATAGCAGTG GAACGGATGATGACCTTCCCCCATCTCATCAAAACCGATTTCAAAGAGGAGGCCGAAGTTCTGGGAATGGAAGATCTACAGCTGTTGGTTCTGCTCCATTACCTAGGATGCACGGTGATATGGAAACACAGATCCACCACATTGAGCAAGAAGCGTACTGTTCAGTTCTGCGGGCATTTAAAGCCCAATCCGATGCCATCACCTGG GAGAAGGAAAGTTTAATAACAGAACTTAGAAAGGAGCTGAGAGTATCGGATGAGGAACACAGAGAACTTTTGTCCAGGGTCAATGCCGATGACATGATCCGAAGAATAAG AGAGTGGAGAAAAACCAGTGGTCCTCAGCGCAGTACACTTAATGCTGCTCAGCCTGTTCATGACCCTATACCTAGTCCGACTGTTTCGGCATCACGTAAGAAACAGAAAACGTCACAGTCTGTAGCTTCTTTATCACATGGTGGTGCTCCATCTCCAGTGCTGCCTCCATCCATGCAACCTTCTTCATCAGCCTTGAGACGAGGTCCTCCTCCAGGAGCTCGGAGCAAGAAGTCAAAATCA TCCACGCAGGTCCCTTCTACAAGTATTACTGGAAGGCCCCAACCCCCAACTCGAGGTTCTTCAGGTGGCTTTGTGGCTACTGAGCCTGCTGAGGCGACAACTTATGATCCGTTAATAGGAAGAAAAGTATGGACAAAGTGGCCTGAGGACAACAATTTCTATGAGGCTACAATAACTGATTACAACCATATTCAG GGCCTACATGCTTTGGTTTATGATATGTATACAGAGAGCGAAACATGGGAATGGGTCAACCTAAAAGAG ATATCTCCTGAAGATATTCGGTGGGATGGTGATGATCCTGGAGTTTCTCGTAGGGGTGGTCGGCCTGGACCTGGCCGAGGGACTAAGAAGGCCATTGGACGTGGTGGTGCAGTTTCAGGTGCAGGAAGGGGTAGAGGGACCATAAAAGGTCATTCTAAAAAGGATTTGCCTCCACAACAAAATGGCATTGTCAGGAAGGCCATGACTGACATTGAAATACTTCATACTGACTCATTAATTAAAGAG GTTGAGAAGGTTTTCGGTGCTAGCCATCCCGACCCCAGGGAGATTGAGAAAGCAAAGAAAGTTCTCAAA GAGCATGAACAGGCATTGATCGATGCAATCGCAACACTTGAAGATGCATCAGATGGTGAAAGTG ATGAACATACATTCTCTCAAAGACAACCAATGGACCAAGACCGAGGATGGAGAAAACGGCAATATGATGAAATGGCAGATGGTCAGGCAGTAGATGGTTCAAATGGTACCAAAATCATGAGAGACGGTGGAATTGCATCTGATGACCAACGTTTTGTAGGCGATGGCATATGA
- the LOC101312715 gene encoding TMV resistance protein N-like, producing MASISGKADASLPSSAEPSSESRPYKYDVYLSFWGADTREGFISTLYHRLQERGITTFKDVKVTTIEESRFAIEESRFAIVVLSQKYAAYTWCLEQLSKICEVMKDGPRILPVYYDVKPADVRKQRGSFEDALSKYEMSGRNESGKVQQWRDALTKVANLSGLDSRNYMDDIELINSIVEFVCSRVQPLVEIEKVQPMETDREGSDVSEETRQDMDEFREVHIDDEVSFVGVDGTGGLGKSTMVIPFGSSSSSAVKWKYDVFLSFRGEDTRWSFTSHLCHWLTKRGIKTFMDDQGLEVGDPISPNVLKAVEESRLAIVVLSPNYASSTWCLEELAKICLGDTDRRRSNSGERL from the exons ATGGCCTCCATCTCTGGAAAAGCTGATGCATCTCTTCCTTCATCAGCTGAACCATCATCAGAATCTCGTCCGTATAAGTATGATGTGTATTTGAGTTTCTGGGGTGCGGATACTCGAGAGGGTTTTATATCTACTTTATACCATCGGCTGCAAGAGAGGGGAATCACAACATTCAAGGATGTTAAAGTAACGACAATTGAAGAATCAAGGTTTGCAATTGAAGAATCAAGGTTCGCAATTGTTGTTCTGTCCCAAAAGTATGCTGCTTATACTTGGTGTTTGGAGCAACTCTCAAAGATCTGTGAGGTCATGAAGGATGGCCCCAGAATTCTTCCAGTTTATTATGATGTCAAGCCTGCTGATGTTAGAAAGCAAAGGGGGAGTTTTGAAGATGCTCTCTCCAAGTACGAAATGTCCGGGCGAAACGAATCGGGGAAGGTCCAGCAGTGGAGAGATGCTCTAACAAAAGTGGCCAATTTGTCTGGGTTGGATTCAAGGAATTACAT GGATGACATAGAACTTATCAACAGCATTGTGGAGTTTGTGTGCAGTAGAGTACAACCTCTTGTGGAAATCGAAAAAGTACAGCCTATGGAAACCGATAGGGAAGGTTCTGATGTATCTGAAGAAACAAGACAAGACATGGATGAGTTTAGGGAGGTGCATATAGATGATGAGGTCAGCTTCGTTGGGGTCGATGGAACAGGAGGCCTGGGCAAGTCTACCATGGTAATACCATTCGGGTCTTCTTCATCATCAGCTGTTAAGTGGAAGTATGACGTGTTTTTGAGTTTCCGGGGAGAAGATACTCGATGGAGTTTTACATCCCATTTATGCCATTGGTTAACGAAGAGAGGTATTAAAACATTCATGGATGATCAAGGTCTTGAAGTAGGGGATCCTATTTCTCCCAATGTCCTAAAGGCAGTTGAAGAATCAAGGCTTGCAATCGTTGTTCTCTCGCCAAATTATGCTTCTTCTACTTGGTGTTTGGAGGAACTTGCAAAGATCT GTTTGGGCGATACGGATCGGAGAAGGTCCAACAGTGGAGAGAGGCTTTAA